In Daucus carota subsp. sativus chromosome 4, DH1 v3.0, whole genome shotgun sequence, one DNA window encodes the following:
- the LOC108219397 gene encoding uncharacterized protein LOC108219397 isoform X1 translates to MTNTKIGVFMDHVQVGTLPSTRVFFNLDVEPVIEFRNRLIEIGYKSPGGSADVAMNSAPVLEHVSFASLIANSESMVAKKAVLSTFTVSRIEEEDDFWFHSCTACQAEVLRTERKFKCETCNRSFPYADKRFRILVLADDKTHACNVLLMDRIVKQILGTTVTNMLNEMKKAPATSSVSEMYKKIIGKEISAKIILTEGNKNGDSNIYEAVELFDKTVNDSSSGDKSPETNPNTFSSSGIVQGIELFHTPGSAGSVSKKIKTEDDIVHIG, encoded by the exons ATGACTAACACAAAGATTGGCGTGTTCATGG ATCATGTTCAGGTTGGTACTTTGCCCTCGACGAgggttttttttaatcttgatGTGGAGCCGGTTATTGAATTTAGGAATCG TCTAATTGAGATAGGTTATAAATCCCCTGGAGGATCTGCCGACGTTGCTATGAACTCTGCCCCAGTTCTCGAGCACGTGTCATTTGCCAGCCTAATTGCTAATTCTGAGTCTATGGTCGCAAAG AAAGCTGTGTTGTCAACATTCACGGTTTCTAGAATTGAAGAGGAAGACGATTTCTGGTTCCATAGCTGCACGGCATGCCAAGCTGAAGTACTAAGAACTGAAAGAAAGTTTAAGTGTGAGACGTGTAACCGCAGCTTTCCATATGCCGATAAGAG ATTTAGGATTCTGGTCCTAGCCGATGATAAGACCCATGCCTGTAATGTGTTATTGATGGATCGTATTGTAAAACAAATTCTCGGGACAACTGTGACTAACATGctgaatgaaatgaaaaag GCACCAGCCACCAGTTCAGTATCTGAGATGTATAAGAAGATTATCGGTAAAGAGATTTCTGCAAAGATCATTCTTACCGAAGGGAACAAAAACGGTGATAGTAACATCTACGAGGCTGTGGAACTTTTCGATAAAACAGTGAATGATTCTTCATCTGGTGATAAATCGCCGGAGACCAATCCAAATACATTCTCAAGCTCAGGG ATTGTCCAAGGAATTGAATTGTTCCATACTCCTGGGTCGGCTGGATCTGTTTCAAAGAAGATAAAGACG GAAGATGATATAGTGCATATCGGATAG
- the LOC108219397 gene encoding uncharacterized protein LOC108219397 isoform X2: MTNTKIGVFMDHVQVGTLPSTRVFFNLDVEPVIEFRNRLIEIGYKSPGGSADVAMNSAPVLEHVSFASLIANSESMVAKETVLSTFTVSRIEEEDDFWFHSCTACQAEVLRTERKFKCETCNRSFPYADKRFRILVLADDKTHACNVLLMDRIVKQILGTTVTNMLNEMKKAPATSSVSEMYKKIIGKEISAKIILTEGNKNGDSNIYEAVELFDKTVNDSSSGDKSPETNPNTFSSSGIVQGIELFHTPGSAGSVSKKIKTEDDIVHIG, encoded by the exons ATGACTAACACAAAGATTGGCGTGTTCATGG ATCATGTTCAGGTTGGTACTTTGCCCTCGACGAgggttttttttaatcttgatGTGGAGCCGGTTATTGAATTTAGGAATCG TCTAATTGAGATAGGTTATAAATCCCCTGGAGGATCTGCCGACGTTGCTATGAACTCTGCCCCAGTTCTCGAGCACGTGTCATTTGCCAGCCTAATTGCTAATTCTGAGTCTATGGTCGCAAAGGAAA CTGTGTTGTCAACATTCACGGTTTCTAGAATTGAAGAGGAAGACGATTTCTGGTTCCATAGCTGCACGGCATGCCAAGCTGAAGTACTAAGAACTGAAAGAAAGTTTAAGTGTGAGACGTGTAACCGCAGCTTTCCATATGCCGATAAGAG ATTTAGGATTCTGGTCCTAGCCGATGATAAGACCCATGCCTGTAATGTGTTATTGATGGATCGTATTGTAAAACAAATTCTCGGGACAACTGTGACTAACATGctgaatgaaatgaaaaag GCACCAGCCACCAGTTCAGTATCTGAGATGTATAAGAAGATTATCGGTAAAGAGATTTCTGCAAAGATCATTCTTACCGAAGGGAACAAAAACGGTGATAGTAACATCTACGAGGCTGTGGAACTTTTCGATAAAACAGTGAATGATTCTTCATCTGGTGATAAATCGCCGGAGACCAATCCAAATACATTCTCAAGCTCAGGG ATTGTCCAAGGAATTGAATTGTTCCATACTCCTGGGTCGGCTGGATCTGTTTCAAAGAAGATAAAGACG GAAGATGATATAGTGCATATCGGATAG
- the LOC108219398 gene encoding uncharacterized protein LOC108219398 — protein sequence MQGMMFDHIQNLDKSRTNWRIKARCTRFWQTVSNKTNDIKGYNFILLDDDNSHIHAYAYPDNWTAIGKEVVEGNVYVIENFQVRDSTGKLKPVSNKLCIRLLSSTIIIDQPNDLLIPVHKFEFMDLGDLSEEAKKIVGDENPEFAIDIIGVVENFHKMKKVPTKIGQREVVRFLIADGRYIDLKFNSCFVTPPDPYILDLGRHIILANLTSNNT from the exons ATGCAGGGAATGATGTTCGACCATATTCAGAACCTTGACAAGTCGAGGACAAACTGGAGAATCAAAGCCCGGTGTACCAGATTTTGGCAGACAGTATCCAACAAAACTAATGACATCAAAGGATACAACTTCATTCTTTTGGACGACgat AATTCTCACATTCATGCTTACGCCTACCCTGACAACTGGACCGCAATCGGGAAGGAGGTAGTCGAAGGTAACGTCTACGTCATTGAGAACTTCCAAGTCAGGGATTCTACAGGGAAATTGAAGCCTGTGTCAAACAAATTATGCATACGTCTGCTCAGCTCTACTATTATAATAGATCAGCCAAATGATTTGTTGATCCCTGTCCATAAGTTTGAATTTATGGACCTAGGCGATTTGTCCGAGGAGGCCAAAAAGATTGTTGGTGATGAAAACCCAGAATTTGCAATAG ATATTATTGGGGTCGTCGAGAATTTTCACAAGATGAAGAAAGTTCCTACCAAAATTGGACAGAGGGAAGTGGTCAGATTTTTAATAGCTGATGGAAGGTATATTGACTTGAAATTTAATTCATGTTTTGTAACGCCCCCAGATCCGTATATCCTGGATCTAGGCCGTCACATTATTTTAGCAAACCTGACTTCCAATAATACATAa
- the LOC108217183 gene encoding putative pectate lyase 21: MEAFPYADVDSSLRAMAGKAEGFGRSAVGGLHGSLHSVTTLADDGPGSLREACSKTEPLWIVFDVSGVIHLSSDLSVSSFKTIDGRGSRIKLRGRGLRLHECENVIICNLEFEAGRGRDVDGIQIRPSSKHIWIDRCSLSDYDEGLIDITRQSTDITVSRCHFKNQDKAMLIGADPSHFEDRCIRVTIHHCFFDGTRQRQPRVRFGKVHLYNNYTRNWGVYAICAGVESQIFSQCNIYEAGEKKKVFDYYPEQAADKPEAESGVIRSEGDVFLNGALGTGTHDTIVFHPSEYYSTWTSEAAASYFLKGILQTCSGYQAMVRPIDDCDLLDSPVDHSNDPDENAFTTTN; the protein is encoded by the exons ATGGAGGCCTTCCCGTATGCAGATGTGGATTCGAGCTTGAGAGCCATGGCTGGTAAGGCTGAGGGTTTCGGGCGATCCGCTGTTGGTGGACTCCATGGATCATTGCATTCTGTCACCACATTGGCCG ATGACGGACCAGGATCACTTCGTGAAGCATGTAGTAAGACAGAGCCACTCTGGATTGTCTTCGATGTCTCAGGCGTCATTCATCTTTCATCTGACCTCAGTGTTTCTTCATTCAAGACAATAGATGGTCGAGGCAGCCGTATAAAGCTGAGGGGCAGAGGCTTAAGACTCCACGAATGTGAAAACGTAATTATATGCAACCTGGAATTTGAAGCAGGGAGAGGACGTGATGTTGATGGAATTCAAATACGACCAAGCTCAAAACATATATGGATAGACCGATGTAGCTTGAGTGACTATGATGAAGGACTTATAGATATAACTAGACAAAGCACAGATATAACTGTTTCAAG ATGCCACTTCAAAAACCAAGACAAGGCGATGCTTATTGGAGCAGACCCGTCTCATTTTGAAGATAGATGCATCAGAGTGACAATTCACCACTGTTTTTTTGATGGTACTAGACAAAGACAGCCTCGGGTTCGATTTGGGAAAGTTCATCTTTATAACAACTACACAAGGAACTGGGGAGTATATGCTATTTGTGCTGGTGTAGAATCGCAG ATATTCTCTCAATGCAACATCTATGAAGCAGGGGAGAAGAAAAAGGTTTTTGACTATTACCCAGAACAG GCAGCTGATAAACCCGAAGCAGAGTCTGGTGTGATCAGGTCTGAAGGGGACGTGTTCTTAAACGGTGCACTAGGAACAGGAACGCATGATACAATCGTGTTCCATCCTAGTGAATATTATTCGACTTGGACTTCTGAAGCTGCTGCATCATATTTTCTTAAGGGCATCCTGCAAACTTGTTCAGGCTACCAAGCGATGGTCCGGCCAATAGATGATTGTGATCTGCTTGATAGTCCGGTTGATCACTCTAATGATCCGGACGAGAATGCGTTCACAACAACAAACTAA
- the LOC108216164 gene encoding large ribosomal subunit protein uL29z, producing the protein MARIKVHELRTKPKADLQAQVKELKAELSLLRVAKVTGGAPNKLSKIKVVRLSIAQVLTVMQQKQKAALREVYKNKKLMPLDLRPKKTRAIRRRLTKHQASLKTEREKKKEKYFPMRKYAIKV; encoded by the exons ATGG CGAGGATCAAGGTTCATGAGCTGAGGACTAAACCAAAGGCTGATTTGCAGGCTCAGGTTAAGGAACTCAAGGCCGAGCTTTCGCTTCTTCGGGTTGCGAAAGTCACCGGTGGAGCTCCTAACAAGCTCTCCAAGAT AAAAGTTGTGAGGTTGTCAATTGCCCAGGTGCTGACTGTTATGCAACAGAAGCAGAAGGCTGCTCTGAGGGAAGTCTACAAGAACAAGAAGCTCATGCCTCTTGATTTGCGTCCCAAGAAGACCAGAGCCATCCGTAGGCGTCTTACCAAGCACCAG GCATCTTTGAAGACTGAGCGTGAGAAGAAAAAGGAGAAATACTTCCCCATGAGAAAGTATGCCATCAAGGTGTAG